A genome region from Natronobeatus ordinarius includes the following:
- a CDS encoding CARDB domain-containing protein codes for MPSTKVLLTAAALCFLVALAVPTAAITVGEDPATDDVVLEPVDTRHAYIENGQLELSVNAYGDNARTIVDVFTISVGEDADDLEQVWIEHDVDGVQFYADGNPGAQITTESRLEPAPGDVVRVGVTVDSRLAQAGTETFTIHVLYEDDVEDGPAETPDGEDGPDEVDPAAIELIDLEVTPAEPRAGDTLEVTATYENTGGMTGETVAELVVGGTVVDAGTVTVPAGERESITFEWTLAAAGTYTLEVSGETATVTVAEPDEPLPAIEVIDVDLEAEELELGEAVVVTATLENRGNATGETTAELEVGGGVVDAETVALEPDEAVTVTLEWVPGQPGSYEVAVNGVDAGTVTVSDDGTPVTTVTERVLMSPTTAVVAPPLAAGLLLLIPVVRRHRDVWDPRWTDERRD; via the coding sequence TCACGGTGGGTGAGGATCCGGCGACGGACGACGTCGTCCTCGAGCCGGTCGACACGCGCCACGCTTACATCGAAAACGGCCAGCTCGAGCTCTCGGTGAACGCCTACGGCGACAACGCGCGGACGATCGTCGACGTGTTCACCATCTCGGTCGGCGAGGACGCCGACGACCTCGAGCAGGTGTGGATCGAGCACGACGTCGACGGGGTGCAGTTTTACGCGGACGGGAATCCGGGCGCCCAGATCACGACCGAGTCGAGACTCGAGCCCGCGCCTGGTGACGTCGTCCGCGTCGGCGTCACGGTCGACTCTCGCCTCGCGCAGGCGGGCACGGAAACGTTTACGATTCACGTCCTGTACGAGGACGACGTCGAGGACGGGCCCGCCGAGACGCCCGACGGCGAGGACGGGCCCGACGAGGTGGATCCGGCCGCCATCGAACTGATCGACCTCGAGGTCACGCCGGCCGAACCTCGCGCGGGGGACACCCTCGAGGTGACCGCAACGTACGAGAACACGGGTGGGATGACCGGCGAGACGGTGGCCGAGCTGGTCGTCGGTGGAACCGTCGTCGACGCGGGGACGGTGACGGTGCCGGCGGGCGAGCGCGAGTCGATCACGTTCGAGTGGACGCTCGCGGCGGCCGGCACGTACACCCTCGAGGTGAGTGGCGAGACGGCGACGGTGACGGTTGCCGAGCCCGACGAACCGCTGCCGGCGATCGAGGTGATCGACGTCGACCTCGAGGCCGAGGAACTCGAGTTGGGCGAGGCCGTCGTCGTGACCGCGACCCTCGAGAACCGGGGCAACGCGACGGGTGAGACGACGGCCGAACTCGAGGTCGGCGGTGGCGTCGTCGACGCCGAGACGGTCGCCCTCGAGCCCGACGAGGCGGTGACGGTGACCCTCGAGTGGGTGCCCGGTCAGCCGGGGAGCTACGAGGTCGCGGTCAACGGCGTCGACGCGGGAACGGTGACGGTGAGCGACGACGGCACGCCCGTGACGACGGTCACCGAACGCGTGCTCATGAGCCCGACGACGGCCGTCGTCGCGCCGCCGCTGGCAGCCGGGTTGCTGTTGCTGATCCCGGTCGTGCGGCGACACCGGGACGTCTGGGACCCCCGGTGGACCGACGAGCGCCGCGACTGA
- a CDS encoding signal peptidase I yields MSGRTILGRLLTIVVVLVLVSLLLGQLLGQPILLGYVATGSMEPTMNAGDGFVAVPSALTGSPAPGDVVVFEARELHDGGLTTHRVVDETDDGYITRGDANPFTDQDAAEPPVTDGQIVAHALQVNGEVVTIPLLGTIVMAVHGVLESIYGAVASAAGLTTSVDGEGMGAWLVGIGVALLGLGFLLELLGTPARETARRTSRENVLAIRVVLAVVLITLVTLATAAMVLPSGVTEYGVVSTTDPTDNPQVLAPGESGTLTRTVENSGLLPAVVAFEPGDGVTADPERVTVSGRDELEATVELTAPEDEGEYVRHLEEHRYLVVLPPTVLVWLHDVHPLVAITAVNGVVVAGAVAAVLALFGAGDLRIRRAGDHVPVSVRTARKLRRFRR; encoded by the coding sequence GTGAGCGGGCGAACGATCCTCGGTCGGCTCCTCACGATCGTCGTCGTGCTCGTGCTCGTCTCGCTGCTGCTCGGACAGCTCCTCGGCCAGCCCATCCTGCTCGGATACGTCGCGACAGGCAGTATGGAGCCGACGATGAACGCCGGCGACGGCTTCGTCGCGGTTCCGAGCGCGCTCACGGGATCACCGGCTCCGGGTGACGTCGTCGTCTTCGAGGCGCGAGAGCTCCACGACGGTGGGCTGACGACTCACCGCGTCGTCGACGAGACCGACGACGGCTACATCACGCGAGGGGACGCGAATCCGTTCACCGACCAGGACGCGGCCGAGCCGCCGGTGACCGACGGCCAGATCGTCGCCCACGCGCTGCAGGTCAACGGCGAGGTCGTGACGATTCCCCTCCTCGGAACGATCGTGATGGCCGTCCACGGCGTCCTCGAGTCGATCTACGGGGCGGTTGCGTCGGCGGCCGGACTGACGACGTCGGTCGACGGAGAAGGGATGGGTGCGTGGCTGGTCGGGATCGGAGTGGCGTTGCTGGGGCTGGGCTTCCTGCTCGAGCTCCTCGGCACGCCGGCACGCGAAACCGCCCGGCGGACGTCCCGGGAGAACGTCCTCGCGATTCGTGTCGTGCTCGCAGTCGTCCTGATTACCCTCGTCACGCTGGCGACCGCCGCGATGGTGCTGCCGTCGGGGGTAACGGAGTACGGCGTCGTGAGCACGACCGACCCGACGGACAATCCGCAAGTGCTCGCCCCGGGCGAATCCGGAACGCTGACGCGAACCGTAGAGAACAGCGGATTGCTCCCCGCCGTGGTCGCCTTCGAACCGGGCGACGGCGTCACGGCCGATCCGGAGCGAGTGACGGTGAGCGGACGCGACGAACTCGAGGCGACGGTCGAGTTGACCGCGCCCGAGGACGAAGGGGAGTACGTCAGGCACCTCGAGGAGCACCGGTACCTCGTGGTGCTCCCGCCGACGGTGCTCGTGTGGCTCCACGACGTTCACCCGCTCGTCGCGATCACGGCGGTCAACGGCGTCGTCGTCGCCGGAGCCGTCGCCGCCGTCCTCGCGCTGTTCGGTGCAGGCGACCTCCGGATCCGTCGGGCGGGCGACCACGTGCCGGTGTCGGTCCGAACGGCGCGAAAACTCAGACGGTTCCGACGATGA